One Anaerolineae bacterium genomic region harbors:
- a CDS encoding protoheme IX farnesyltransferase, whose translation MSSSPLPPITPEPAGVAVRPVPSLGGRLAGYWALIKSKQTLLLYATGICAYIVSMGGHAPHAHVLLFSAALLLSISGCTALNMVLDRDIDAVMERTRTRPLVRGVIGARAAAVYGAVLALAGLALAFALRWQAGVVIAMGFVFDLGVYTLWLKRRSPLSIIFGGISGGMPALAGRVLATGRVDVVGILFVLSILLWIPSHIVTLSIKYAEDYRRGGVPVWPNVYGERSARYFIAVSNLLNALVLFACGLLLDIARPAL comes from the coding sequence ATGTCGAGCAGTCCGCTTCCGCCCATCACACCTGAGCCCGCCGGCGTGGCTGTGCGGCCGGTGCCGAGCCTTGGCGGACGGCTGGCCGGCTATTGGGCGCTCATTAAGAGCAAGCAAACCCTACTGCTGTATGCCACGGGAATCTGCGCCTACATCGTGTCCATGGGGGGGCATGCCCCGCACGCCCATGTCCTGCTGTTCAGCGCGGCCCTGCTGTTGAGCATCAGCGGCTGTACCGCGCTCAACATGGTGCTGGATCGCGATATTGACGCCGTCATGGAGCGCACCCGGACGCGCCCGTTGGTGCGCGGGGTGATCGGTGCCCGCGCCGCGGCGGTCTATGGGGCGGTGCTTGCGCTGGCCGGCCTGGCGCTTGCCTTCGCCCTGCGCTGGCAGGCCGGCGTGGTCATCGCCATGGGCTTTGTCTTCGACCTGGGGGTGTACACCCTGTGGCTGAAGCGGCGCTCCCCCTTGTCCATCATCTTCGGGGGCATTTCGGGGGGCATGCCGGCGCTGGCCGGCCGCGTCCTGGCCACCGGCCGGGTGGATGTGGTGGGCATCCTCTTCGTGCTCTCCATTCTGCTGTGGATCCCCTCCCACATCGTCACCCTTTCCATCAAATACGCCGAGGATTACCGCCGGGGCGGGGTGCCGGTCTGGCCCAATGTCTACGGCGAGCGGTCGGCGCGCTATTTCATTGCCGTCTCGAACCTGCTCAATGCGCTGGTGCTGTTCGCCTGCGGGCTGTTGTTGGACATTGCCCGGCCGGCCCTGG